In the genome of Streptomyces collinus, one region contains:
- a CDS encoding DUF3566 domain-containing protein — translation MSGATGAGPAGTPRGTEADDGGRGSAARAADPHTTNLKAIKSSTKDTPSPDSHESQGGTVTDTRGPKTKQPKAGTGPSASGAQPQPAAQEPGAASPLPGERQAQQQAGPYHPPQAYPAQQASAGAGAAAGAVRRPRTGASTTPRVRKARLRVAKADPWSVMKVSFLLSIALGICTIVASAVLWMVMDAMGVFSTVGGTISEATGSNESNGFDLQAFLSLPNVLMFTSVIAVIDVVLATALATLGAFIYNLSAGFVGGVELTLAEDE, via the coding sequence GTGAGCGGAGCCACGGGCGCCGGACCGGCCGGAACCCCGAGGGGTACGGAAGCGGACGACGGCGGCCGTGGCTCCGCCGCGCGTGCGGCGGACCCGCACACGACCAACCTGAAGGCGATCAAGTCCTCGACCAAGGACACGCCCTCGCCTGACTCGCATGAATCACAGGGGGGAACTGTGACGGACACCCGAGGTCCGAAAACGAAGCAGCCCAAGGCCGGCACGGGCCCGTCCGCTTCCGGCGCGCAGCCGCAGCCGGCCGCACAGGAGCCGGGCGCGGCCTCGCCCCTGCCCGGTGAACGGCAGGCGCAGCAGCAGGCCGGTCCGTACCACCCGCCGCAGGCCTACCCGGCGCAGCAGGCGTCGGCAGGAGCGGGTGCCGCTGCGGGTGCCGTGCGGCGTCCCCGCACGGGGGCGAGCACCACGCCGCGGGTACGCAAGGCGCGGCTGCGGGTGGCGAAGGCCGACCCGTGGTCGGTGATGAAGGTCAGCTTCCTGCTCTCCATCGCCCTGGGCATCTGCACGATCGTCGCGTCCGCCGTGTTGTGGATGGTCATGGACGCGATGGGTGTCTTCTCGACGGTCGGCGGCACGATCTCCGAGGCCACGGGCTCCAACGAGTCCAACGGCTTCGACCTGCAGGCCTTCCTGTCGCTGCCCAACGTCCTGATGTTCACGTCGGTCATCGCGGTCATCGACGTCGTCCTGGCCACGGCCCTCGCGACCCTCGGGGCGTTCATCTACAACCTGTCCGCGGGCTTCGTGGGCGGTGTCGAACTGACCCTCGCCGAGGACGAGTGA
- a CDS encoding DUF6344 domain-containing protein, with product MARNKVMKLWTAFVTAFIALCTALGLVTTTAAAAVPQTEQKSNSNSNGASIPRQRTAAPATFPWSSPRALPPTMKQRIRAEAHGKTPRCRHRSPADTTVSPATDCTDEDPDAEADHLTPLQR from the coding sequence ATGGCCCGGAACAAGGTCATGAAGCTGTGGACCGCCTTCGTCACCGCCTTCATCGCGCTGTGCACGGCGCTCGGACTCGTCACCACGACCGCCGCCGCGGCCGTACCGCAGACCGAGCAGAAGAGCAACAGCAACAGCAACGGCGCGAGCATCCCGCGGCAGCGGACGGCGGCACCGGCGACGTTCCCCTGGTCCTCACCCAGGGCCCTGCCCCCCACGATGAAGCAGCGCATCCGCGCCGAGGCGCACGGCAAGACCCCCCGCTGCCGGCACCGCTCGCCCGCGGACACGACGGTCTCCCCCGCCACCGACTGCACCGACGAGGACCCCGACGCGGAAGCAGACCATCTCACGCCCCTCCAGCGCTGA
- a CDS encoding DLW-39 family protein, translated as MKKLLLVALAAIGGLLVYRQIQADRAEQDLWTEATDSVPTGS; from the coding sequence GTGAAGAAGCTTCTCCTGGTCGCACTGGCCGCCATCGGCGGGCTCCTCGTGTACCGCCAGATCCAGGCGGATCGCGCCGAGCAGGATCTGTGGACGGAGGCGACTGACTCCGTGCCTACGGGTTCGTGA
- a CDS encoding serine/threonine-protein kinase — MGEVFAGRYELVDPIGRGGVGAVWRAWDHRRRRYVAAKVLLQSDAHSLLRFVREQALRIDHPHVLAPTSWAADDDKVLFTMDLVAGGSLVHLVGDYGPLPPAFVCTLLDQLLAGLAAVHAEDVVHRDVKPANVLLEATGTGRPRLRLSDFGIAMRLGEPRLTETNLVVGTPGYLAPEQMMGAEPDFTADLFAVGLVALYLLEGAKPDSKALIQYFAEHGTPGAPQGIPAPLWQVVATLLQPDPEARFRTATGARKALAAAAELLPEPGPDDELIEIFDQLGPLPRGFAAEGPLERAKGLGPGEERSDSAGRGAERSGQGEGEGALSVSGGQSAEAYRRPARETPSDPRRAADPSGGSAQTPSMSDTGSFHLPPPQATVTSSPALGQQAAAPHQQPPVSPYDRTHRLSPAQPLPPVYSGPPLPPAEHYGTEASTASYTARSPQSPPSGQTPSRHRARRPSRPGPPARVAIPVLLLALACYAVGFWALTQI; from the coding sequence ATGGGTGAGGTCTTCGCCGGCCGGTACGAACTGGTCGATCCGATCGGGCGCGGAGGGGTCGGTGCCGTGTGGCGCGCCTGGGACCATCGCCGGCGTCGCTACGTGGCCGCGAAGGTTCTGCTCCAGAGCGACGCGCACTCGCTGCTGCGCTTCGTGAGGGAGCAGGCGCTGCGGATCGACCATCCTCATGTGCTCGCCCCCACCAGCTGGGCCGCCGACGACGACAAGGTCCTGTTCACCATGGACCTGGTCGCGGGCGGATCCCTGGTCCATCTCGTCGGGGATTACGGTCCCCTGCCGCCGGCCTTCGTGTGTACTCTGCTCGACCAGCTGCTGGCGGGTCTGGCCGCGGTGCACGCGGAGGATGTGGTGCACCGTGATGTGAAACCGGCCAATGTGCTGCTGGAGGCGACCGGCACGGGCCGGCCTCGGCTGCGGCTGTCCGACTTCGGCATCGCGATGCGGCTGGGTGAGCCTCGCCTGACGGAGACCAACCTCGTGGTGGGGACGCCGGGCTATCTCGCGCCCGAGCAGATGATGGGCGCCGAACCGGACTTCACCGCCGACCTGTTCGCCGTGGGGCTGGTCGCGCTGTACTTGCTGGAGGGCGCCAAGCCGGACAGCAAGGCGCTCATCCAGTATTTCGCCGAGCACGGGACGCCCGGTGCGCCCCAGGGCATTCCGGCGCCGCTGTGGCAGGTGGTGGCCACGCTGCTGCAGCCGGATCCGGAGGCGCGGTTCCGTACGGCGACGGGGGCACGCAAGGCGCTGGCGGCCGCCGCGGAGCTCCTGCCGGAGCCGGGTCCGGACGACGAACTGATCGAGATTTTCGACCAACTCGGCCCGCTGCCAAGGGGGTTCGCCGCCGAAGGGCCGCTGGAGCGGGCAAAGGGGCTGGGCCCGGGAGAGGAGCGGTCCGACTCCGCCGGGAGGGGAGCGGAGCGGTCGGGGCAGGGGGAGGGCGAGGGCGCGCTGTCGGTGTCCGGCGGGCAGTCAGCCGAGGCCTACCGGCGCCCCGCACGGGAGACACCCAGCGACCCGCGCCGTGCCGCCGATCCGTCAGGCGGCTCCGCCCAGACGCCTTCCATGTCGGACACCGGCAGCTTCCATCTGCCGCCTCCGCAGGCCACCGTGACCTCCTCCCCCGCCCTCGGGCAGCAGGCGGCGGCACCGCACCAGCAGCCGCCCGTCTCCCCCTACGACCGCACGCACCGGCTGTCGCCCGCACAGCCGCTGCCACCGGTGTACTCCGGGCCACCCCTGCCTCCCGCGGAGCACTACGGCACGGAAGCCTCGACAGCCTCGTACACCGCCCGGTCCCCGCAGTCCCCGCCGAGTGGCCAGACGCCGTCACGGCACCGGGCCCGACGGCCTTCCCGCCCCGGCCCGCCGGCCAGGGTGGCCATCCCGGTGCTGCTCCTCGCCCTGGCCTGTTACGCCGTGGGCTTCTGGGCACTGACCCAGATCTGA
- a CDS encoding helix-turn-helix domain-containing protein, with translation MDAAQQEATARARELQRNWYGEPLGALFRKLIDDLGLNQARLAGVLGLSAPMLSQLMSGQRAKIGNPAVVQRVQLLQDLAGQVADGSVSAAEATERMEEIKKSQGGSVLSNTTQTTSSSGAPTVKRVVREIQSLLRSVAAAGDIIDAADTLAPTHPELAEFLRVYGAGRTSDAVSHYQSHQN, from the coding sequence ATGGACGCCGCACAGCAGGAAGCGACCGCAAGAGCGCGGGAACTGCAGCGGAACTGGTACGGGGAGCCGCTGGGGGCGCTCTTCCGTAAGCTTATCGACGATCTTGGTCTCAACCAGGCTCGTCTCGCGGGGGTTCTGGGACTGTCCGCGCCGATGCTGTCGCAGCTGATGAGTGGTCAGCGGGCGAAGATCGGCAACCCGGCCGTGGTGCAGCGGGTGCAGCTGCTGCAGGACCTGGCGGGGCAGGTCGCGGACGGCAGTGTGAGCGCGGCCGAGGCCACCGAGCGCATGGAGGAGATCAAGAAATCACAAGGGGGGTCGGTGCTCAGCAACACCACACAGACGACGAGCAGTTCGGGGGCGCCCACGGTCAAGCGCGTGGTGCGTGAGATTCAGTCGCTGCTGCGGTCGGTGGCGGCGGCGGGCGACATCATCGATGCCGCCGACACTCTCGCCCCGACCCATCCGGAGCTGGCAGAGTTCCTCCGGGTCTACGGCGCCGGCCGCACCTCGGACGCGGTCTCGCACTACCAGTCCCACCAGAACTGA
- a CDS encoding DUF5324 family protein — translation MTRIDSVRAATGSAKDSVLHAAEVVAPYADTAKDRAAHYAHEARVRLAPKVTQAAGQARVQYGAHVQPYLEQARTHVPPKVDQAAQEAAERTRKAARQAAEYSRPRIEQAVAAAVPVTTEAAARSVAAMAALRGQVSSKEIQKLVRKHERRAKAGKAVKSLLLLGALAGGAFAAWKWWDKQANPDWLVEPPAATEVPESGRLSSVDGTGPSVLDPEVEAKQAEDEAAERDDRS, via the coding sequence GTGACCCGCATCGACAGCGTGCGCGCCGCGACTGGTTCGGCGAAGGACAGCGTGCTGCACGCCGCGGAAGTGGTGGCGCCCTACGCCGACACGGCCAAGGACAGGGCCGCGCACTACGCACACGAGGCACGCGTACGGCTAGCGCCCAAGGTGACGCAGGCCGCAGGGCAGGCGCGTGTCCAGTACGGCGCCCATGTGCAGCCGTATCTGGAGCAGGCCCGCACGCATGTGCCGCCGAAGGTCGACCAGGCCGCCCAGGAAGCCGCCGAGCGCACGCGTAAGGCTGCCCGTCAGGCGGCGGAGTACTCCAGGCCGAGGATCGAGCAGGCGGTGGCTGCGGCCGTGCCTGTCACGACCGAGGCTGCGGCCCGGAGTGTGGCCGCCATGGCCGCGCTGCGCGGTCAGGTCTCGTCCAAGGAGATCCAGAAGCTGGTCCGCAAGCATGAGCGGCGGGCCAAGGCCGGTAAGGCCGTGAAGTCGCTGCTGCTTCTGGGCGCTCTTGCGGGTGGGGCTTTCGCCGCGTGGAAGTGGTGGGACAAGCAGGCCAATCCGGACTGGCTCGTGGAGCCGCCGGCCGCGACGGAGGTTCCCGAGTCGGGGCGCCTGTCGTCCGTGGACGGCACGGGTCCGTCGGTCCTGGACCCGGAGGTCGAGGCGAAGCAGGCTGAGGACGAGGCCGCTGAGCGCGACGATCGTTCCTGA
- a CDS encoding peptidylprolyl isomerase — MAEQLYATLKTNHGDIEVRLLPNHAPKTVKNFVELAQGEREWTHPETGQKSTDKLYDGTVFHRVISGFMIQGGDPLGNGTGGPGYQFEDEFHPDLRFDKPYLLAMANAGPGTNGSQFFITVSPTAWLNRKHTIFGEVTDAASQKIVDTIATTQTNPRTDRPLNDVVIESVVIETR; from the coding sequence GTGGCTGAGCAGCTCTACGCCACCCTGAAGACCAATCACGGCGACATCGAAGTCCGGCTCCTGCCGAACCACGCGCCCAAGACGGTCAAGAACTTCGTCGAGCTCGCCCAGGGCGAGCGGGAGTGGACCCACCCCGAGACGGGCCAGAAGTCCACGGACAAGCTCTACGACGGCACGGTCTTCCACCGGGTGATCAGTGGCTTCATGATCCAGGGCGGTGACCCGCTGGGCAACGGCACCGGCGGTCCCGGCTACCAGTTCGAGGACGAGTTCCACCCGGACCTGCGCTTCGACAAGCCCTACCTGCTGGCCATGGCCAACGCCGGCCCGGGCACCAACGGCTCCCAGTTCTTCATCACCGTCTCCCCGACGGCGTGGCTGAACCGCAAGCACACCATCTTCGGCGAGGTCACCGACGCCGCCAGCCAGAAAATCGTGGACACCATCGCCACGACCCAGACGAACCCGCGCACCGACCGCCCGCTGAACGACGTGGTCATCGAGTCGGTCGTCATCGAGACCCGCTGA
- a CDS encoding rhomboid family intramembrane serine protease, translated as MDDQAAGSPQDAHSVPMCYRHPDRETGIRCTRCERPICPECMVNASVGFHCPECVRTGSGTGHKPTAAMPRTIAGGSIAADPRLLTKILIGINLAVFIAVQVHESLLNDIVLLGSWPPAPFTPTQGVAGGEWYRMVTSMFTHQEIWHIAFNMLSLWWLGGPLEAALGRARYLALYFISGLAGSALAYLLASPNTATLGASGAIFGLFGATAVLMRRLNYDMRPIIALLAINLIFTFSPGFNISWQAHIGGLVAGVVVGYAMVHAPRERRALVQYGTCALVLGVVVLMTVLRTAQLT; from the coding sequence ATGGACGACCAGGCTGCGGGCAGCCCGCAGGACGCCCACAGCGTCCCCATGTGCTACCGCCACCCGGACCGCGAGACAGGCATCCGCTGCACACGCTGCGAGCGCCCCATCTGCCCCGAATGCATGGTCAACGCCTCCGTCGGCTTCCACTGCCCCGAGTGCGTCCGAACCGGCTCCGGCACAGGCCACAAGCCCACGGCCGCCATGCCCCGGACGATCGCCGGCGGCTCCATCGCCGCCGACCCCCGGCTGCTGACCAAGATCCTCATCGGAATCAACCTGGCCGTCTTCATCGCCGTCCAGGTCCACGAGTCGCTCCTCAACGACATCGTCCTCCTCGGCTCCTGGCCGCCCGCACCCTTCACGCCCACACAAGGCGTGGCGGGAGGCGAGTGGTACCGCATGGTGACCTCGATGTTCACCCACCAGGAGATCTGGCACATCGCGTTCAACATGCTCAGCCTCTGGTGGCTCGGAGGCCCGCTCGAAGCGGCACTGGGCCGCGCCCGCTACCTCGCGCTCTACTTCATCTCCGGACTCGCGGGCAGCGCACTGGCCTACCTGCTGGCGTCCCCCAACACGGCGACCCTCGGCGCCTCCGGCGCGATCTTCGGCCTCTTCGGTGCGACGGCCGTCCTGATGCGCCGGCTCAACTACGACATGCGGCCGATCATCGCGCTGCTGGCGATCAACCTGATCTTCACCTTCAGCCCGGGGTTCAACATCTCCTGGCAGGCCCACATCGGCGGCCTGGTCGCCGGAGTCGTCGTCGGATACGCCATGGTCCACGCCCCGCGCGAACGCCGGGCACTGGTCCAGTACGGCACCTGCGCCCTGGTCCTGGGAGTGGTCGTGCTCATGACCGTACTAAGGACGGCGCAGCTCACCTGA
- the crgA gene encoding cell division protein CrgA, which yields MPKSRIRKKADYTPPPAKQTTAIKLSNRAWVAPVMLAMFLIGLAWIVVFYVTDGSLPIDSLGNWNIVVGFGFIAAGFGVSTQWK from the coding sequence GTGCCGAAGTCACGTATCCGCAAGAAGGCCGACTACACGCCGCCGCCTGCCAAGCAGACGACCGCCATCAAGCTGAGCAACCGTGCCTGGGTCGCGCCGGTCATGCTGGCCATGTTCCTCATCGGCCTGGCCTGGATCGTCGTCTTCTACGTCACCGACGGCTCGCTGCCCATCGACTCGCTGGGCAACTGGAACATCGTGGTGGGCTTCGGCTTCATCGCAGCCGGATTCGGTGTCTCGACCCAATGGAAGTAG
- a CDS encoding DUF881 domain-containing protein, producing the protein MSNSADSPGTGSTPERTRRFRPVRILTAAVFALAGLIFFTSFNTAKGTNIRTDTSLLKLSDLIHERSQENGELDETNGALRKDIEALAERDDGSTKAEDDKLSALEKRAGTQKLKGDSLTVTLNDAPPDATAKLPGYPEPQPDYLVIHQQDLQAVVNALWQGGAKGIKVMDQRLISTSAVRCVGNTLILQGRVYSPPYKITAVGDPGKLQKALAASPAIQNYMVYVNVYGLGWKVEENGPVTLPGYSGTVDLHYAKPVEQ; encoded by the coding sequence TTGAGCAATTCTGCCGACTCCCCCGGGACGGGATCCACCCCTGAGCGCACGCGGCGTTTCCGGCCCGTGCGCATCCTCACGGCGGCCGTGTTCGCTCTCGCGGGTCTCATTTTCTTCACCAGCTTCAACACCGCCAAGGGCACCAACATCCGCACGGACACGTCCTTGCTGAAGCTGTCCGATCTCATCCACGAGCGCAGCCAGGAGAACGGCGAGCTGGATGAGACCAACGGGGCCCTGCGCAAGGACATTGAGGCCCTCGCCGAGCGGGACGACGGCAGCACCAAGGCGGAGGACGACAAGCTCTCGGCCCTGGAGAAGCGCGCAGGCACGCAGAAGCTCAAGGGCGACTCGCTGACGGTCACGCTGAATGACGCCCCGCCGGACGCCACGGCCAAGCTGCCCGGGTATCCGGAGCCGCAGCCCGACTACCTGGTCATCCACCAGCAGGACCTCCAGGCCGTGGTGAACGCGCTGTGGCAGGGCGGGGCCAAGGGCATCAAGGTGATGGACCAGCGGCTGATCTCCACCAGTGCGGTGCGCTGCGTGGGCAACACCCTGATCCTGCAGGGCCGGGTCTACTCGCCGCCGTACAAGATCACGGCGGTCGGGGACCCGGGCAAGCTGCAGAAGGCGCTCGCGGCCTCGCCGGCGATCCAGAACTACATGGTCTACGTCAATGTCTACGGGCTCGGATGGAAAGTCGAGGAGAACGGCCCGGTGACTCTGCCCGGCTACTCGGGCACAGTGGATCTGCATTACGCGAAGCCCGTGGAGCAGTAG
- a CDS encoding class E sortase, with amino-acid sequence MRVIVRTVSELCITVGSLIVLFVVYVLFWTGVKADGVMDDQIDLLRKEWSKPRPPAGGPASPAKPAPYAEGRPFAIMYIPRLGFTWNKPVLEGTATGTLKKGLGHYAETAQLGQKGNFAVAGHRRTYGDPFKDFPQLRRGDAVVLTDGTTWFTYRIDKGPYKTVPSDIEVIDPVPRTSGYTRSGRYLTLTTCEPEWGHSHRLIVWAHLDSTQPVEAGKPEALRR; translated from the coding sequence GTGCGCGTGATCGTCAGGACCGTCAGCGAACTGTGCATCACCGTCGGCAGCCTGATCGTGCTGTTCGTCGTCTACGTGCTCTTCTGGACTGGCGTGAAGGCCGACGGCGTCATGGACGACCAGATCGACCTGCTCCGGAAGGAGTGGTCGAAGCCCCGTCCGCCGGCCGGTGGCCCCGCGAGTCCTGCGAAGCCCGCGCCCTACGCCGAGGGCAGGCCTTTCGCGATCATGTACATCCCGCGGCTTGGTTTCACGTGGAACAAGCCCGTGCTCGAAGGCACCGCCACCGGCACCTTGAAGAAGGGCCTGGGCCACTACGCCGAGACCGCACAGCTCGGGCAGAAGGGCAACTTCGCGGTCGCCGGCCACCGCCGTACCTACGGGGACCCGTTCAAGGACTTCCCCCAGCTCAGGCGGGGCGACGCCGTGGTGCTGACCGACGGCACGACCTGGTTCACGTATCGGATCGACAAAGGCCCGTACAAAACAGTGCCGTCGGACATCGAGGTGATCGACCCTGTCCCACGTACATCCGGGTACACGCGGTCGGGCCGGTATCTGACGCTGACCACGTGCGAACCGGAGTGGGGGCACAGTCACCGGCTGATCGTCTGGGCGCACCTGGACTCCACCCAGCCTGTGGAGGCAGGGAAACCAGAGGCGCTGCGCCGTTAG
- a CDS encoding aminodeoxychorismate/anthranilate synthase component II, translating into MSARILVVDNYDSFVFNLVQYLYQLGAECEVLRNDEVSTARAQDGFDGVLLSPGPGTPEQAGVCVDMVRHCADTGVPVFGVCLGMQSMQVAYGGVVDRAPELLHGKTSLVEHGGGGVFAGLPSPFTATRYHSLAAEPATVPAELEVTARTHDGIVMGLRHRELPVEGVQFHPESVLTEHGHRMLANWLVECGDQGAVERSAGLAPVVGRASA; encoded by the coding sequence GTGAGCGCGCGCATTCTCGTCGTCGACAACTACGACAGCTTTGTCTTCAACCTGGTCCAGTACCTGTATCAGCTGGGCGCCGAGTGTGAGGTGCTGCGCAACGACGAGGTGTCGACGGCGCGTGCCCAGGACGGTTTCGACGGGGTTCTGCTCTCCCCGGGGCCCGGCACGCCGGAGCAGGCGGGTGTCTGCGTGGACATGGTCCGGCACTGCGCCGACACGGGTGTTCCGGTTTTCGGTGTCTGCCTGGGCATGCAGTCGATGCAGGTGGCGTACGGCGGTGTGGTGGACCGTGCGCCGGAGCTGCTGCACGGCAAGACCTCGCTGGTCGAGCATGGCGGCGGGGGTGTCTTCGCCGGCCTGCCCTCCCCCTTCACGGCGACGCGCTACCACTCGCTGGCCGCCGAGCCGGCCACGGTTCCGGCGGAGCTGGAGGTCACGGCCCGTACGCACGACGGCATAGTGATGGGCCTGAGGCACCGTGAACTGCCGGTCGAGGGTGTGCAGTTCCACCCCGAGTCGGTGCTGACCGAGCACGGGCACCGGATGCTGGCCAACTGGCTGGTGGAGTGCGGCGACCAGGGCGCGGTGGAGAGGTCGGCCGGGCTCGCCCCGGTGGTGGGCAGGGCCTCGGCGTGA
- a CDS encoding class E sortase: MTALRPERESDTSYGQQSYGVSGAFEDWSGGGGYGASPQGEPYPPGPGSGTGQGVQPQSGPPRHPGQYASYEPVPEESYLPPVDEETVALRIPDPPTEPGDPVAGSVASSGVRRDGSAQGGRAARRKAAKRRHGRHGGAPATAAAGQADDGGRSGAPLSRVEARRQARARKPGPAVVASRAIGEVFITTGVLMLLFVTYQLWWTNVRAHAQAGKEASSLQDDWASGKRNPGAFEPGQGFAILHIPKLDVVVPIAEGTNSKGVLDRGMVGHYAEGALKTAMPGDKTGNFGLAGHRNTHGEPFRYINKLAPGDPIVVETQDEYFVYKMASILPVTPPSNTSVLNPVPTGSGFTKPGRYITLTTCTPEFTSKYRMIVWGKMVEERPRSKGKPDALVS; encoded by the coding sequence GTGACCGCGCTGCGCCCCGAGCGCGAGTCCGACACCTCGTACGGGCAGCAGTCGTACGGGGTGTCGGGCGCGTTCGAGGACTGGTCGGGCGGAGGGGGGTACGGTGCGTCCCCGCAGGGGGAGCCGTATCCGCCGGGGCCAGGGTCGGGGACGGGACAGGGAGTGCAGCCGCAGTCCGGTCCGCCGCGGCATCCGGGGCAGTACGCGTCGTACGAGCCCGTCCCGGAGGAGTCGTATCTGCCGCCCGTCGACGAAGAGACGGTGGCGCTGCGGATCCCGGATCCACCGACGGAGCCGGGCGACCCCGTGGCGGGCTCTGTGGCGTCTTCAGGTGTGCGGCGGGACGGATCCGCCCAGGGTGGCCGTGCGGCCCGCAGGAAGGCCGCCAAACGCCGTCATGGGCGTCATGGTGGCGCGCCGGCCACCGCTGCGGCTGGCCAGGCCGACGACGGGGGCCGTTCGGGTGCGCCGTTGTCGCGGGTCGAGGCGCGGCGGCAGGCGCGGGCGCGCAAGCCCGGTCCGGCGGTGGTCGCGAGCCGGGCGATTGGTGAGGTGTTCATCACCACCGGTGTGCTGATGCTGTTGTTCGTCACCTATCAGTTGTGGTGGACGAACGTCCGGGCGCATGCCCAGGCCGGCAAGGAGGCCAGCAGCCTGCAGGACGACTGGGCGAGCGGCAAGCGCAACCCGGGGGCGTTCGAGCCGGGGCAGGGCTTCGCCATCCTGCACATCCCGAAGCTGGACGTGGTGGTTCCGATCGCCGAGGGCACCAACAGCAAGGGTGTGCTCGACCGGGGCATGGTCGGCCATTACGCCGAGGGTGCGCTGAAGACGGCGATGCCCGGCGACAAGACGGGGAACTTCGGGCTGGCGGGTCACCGCAACACCCATGGAGAACCGTTCCGGTACATCAACAAGCTCGCTCCGGGCGATCCGATCGTCGTGGAGACGCAGGACGAGTACTTCGTTTACAAGATGGCGTCGATCCTGCCGGTGACGCCGCCGAGCAACACGAGCGTCCTGAATCCGGTGCCCACGGGGTCCGGTTTCACCAAGCCCGGCCGCTACATCACGCTGACCACGTGCACGCCGGAGTTCACCAGCAAGTACCGGATGATCGTCTGGGGCAAGATGGTCGAGGAACGGCCGCGCAGCAAGGGCAAGCCGGATGCGCTCGTCAGTTAA
- a CDS encoding class E sortase, with protein MAATTDTDHEKHTGAASRPPAARRRPGPVALAVSFFGELLITAGLVLGLFVVYSLWWTNVVADRAAGKQADQVRDDWADGRGGPGALDTRNGIGFLHVPAMRNGEVLVEKGTSDKILNDGVAGYYTDPVKATLPMSGKDGNFSLAAHRDGHGAKFHNIDKIQKGDPIVFETKDEWYVYKVYGILPETSKYNVKVLSQVPKESGRKQPGHYITLTTCTPVYTSTYRYVVWGELERVEKVDADRTPPKELG; from the coding sequence GTGGCAGCGACCACCGACACGGATCACGAGAAGCACACCGGCGCGGCGTCGCGGCCGCCTGCGGCACGTCGCAGGCCCGGCCCGGTCGCCCTGGCGGTCAGTTTCTTCGGGGAACTCCTCATCACCGCGGGCCTGGTCCTCGGCCTGTTCGTCGTCTACTCGCTGTGGTGGACGAACGTGGTCGCCGACCGTGCGGCGGGCAAGCAGGCGGACCAGGTCCGTGATGACTGGGCTGACGGCCGCGGCGGGCCCGGCGCGCTGGACACCAGGAACGGCATCGGCTTCCTGCACGTGCCGGCGATGAGGAACGGCGAGGTCCTGGTCGAGAAGGGCACGTCGGACAAGATCCTCAACGACGGTGTCGCCGGGTACTACACCGACCCCGTCAAGGCGACCCTGCCGATGTCGGGCAAGGACGGTAACTTCTCCCTCGCCGCGCACCGGGACGGCCACGGCGCCAAGTTCCACAACATCGACAAGATCCAGAAGGGCGACCCGATCGTCTTCGAGACGAAGGACGAGTGGTACGTCTACAAGGTCTACGGCATCCTTCCCGAGACCTCGAAGTACAACGTCAAGGTCCTCTCCCAGGTCCCGAAGGAGTCCGGCAGGAAGCAGCCGGGCCACTACATCACGCTGACGACCTGCACGCCGGTGTACACGAGCACGTACCGGTACGTGGTGTGGGGTGAGCTGGAGCGGGTGGAGAAGGTGGACGCGGACCGGACACCGCCGAAGGAACTGGGCTGA